The following proteins are encoded in a genomic region of Burkholderia stabilis:
- a CDS encoding MmgE/PrpD family protein, whose translation MIDTRDTRPVAPDNCPPLEQAVVRFIQELKYEHLDARAHAGISRLMRDQIALQVGISKLPWSEQLLAYATAQQRPGNSRVSASALTMSAADAAFVNGSYGHGFEYDDAHGPSYSHPGSCVIPAALAIGEELGSSLEEIIVAMVAGYEVYARIGMLAAPELLQRGYHPHGTLSNFGAAAVAAKLRGFDAETTLHALAVALSHVSGTTEYTSTGGSIKRIHAGIGTRNGMAAADMARAGITGPRAFLSGNKGFFRTFLQRTAGDNAEKRFVIDRPFEIGTVWLKAYCACYCTHAYIDALRPFAARRDEIADIHLKITPHFNVVVGTANVNAYAPKNIEHVQFSLPIQAAFTLLGKGNGYPVHRDYLAGKVDMAPVIDIARSIRITEEPELEKQYPGKFVADVTVTFKDGRTEHVFVGDPIGTDTNPMPEHEQDAKFMDLTTDVLGAERSRALLAALRELNPATKAADLTAMWAV comes from the coding sequence ATGATCGACACCCGTGACACCCGGCCCGTTGCGCCGGACAACTGCCCGCCGCTCGAGCAAGCGGTGGTGCGCTTCATCCAGGAACTGAAATACGAGCATCTCGACGCGCGCGCGCATGCCGGCATCAGCCGGTTGATGCGCGACCAGATCGCGTTGCAGGTCGGCATTTCGAAGCTGCCGTGGTCCGAGCAGCTGCTCGCGTATGCGACGGCCCAGCAGCGCCCGGGCAACAGCCGCGTGAGCGCGTCGGCGCTGACGATGAGCGCGGCCGACGCCGCGTTCGTCAACGGCTCGTACGGGCACGGTTTCGAGTACGACGACGCGCACGGCCCCAGCTACAGCCACCCCGGCAGCTGCGTGATTCCGGCCGCGCTGGCGATCGGCGAGGAACTGGGTTCGTCGCTCGAGGAGATCATCGTCGCGATGGTGGCCGGCTACGAGGTCTATGCGCGCATCGGCATGCTGGCCGCGCCCGAGCTGTTGCAGCGCGGGTATCACCCGCACGGCACGCTGTCCAATTTCGGCGCGGCGGCCGTGGCGGCCAAGCTGCGCGGGTTCGACGCCGAAACGACGCTGCACGCGCTGGCGGTTGCGCTGAGCCACGTGTCGGGCACGACCGAGTACACGTCGACCGGCGGCTCGATCAAGCGCATCCATGCGGGCATCGGCACGCGCAACGGGATGGCGGCGGCCGACATGGCGCGCGCCGGCATCACCGGCCCGCGCGCGTTCCTGAGCGGCAACAAGGGCTTCTTCCGCACCTTCCTGCAACGCACGGCCGGGGACAATGCCGAAAAGCGCTTCGTCATCGACCGGCCGTTCGAGATCGGCACGGTGTGGCTGAAGGCGTACTGCGCGTGCTACTGCACGCACGCGTACATCGATGCGCTGCGGCCGTTCGCGGCACGCCGCGACGAGATCGCCGACATCCACCTGAAGATCACGCCGCACTTCAACGTCGTCGTCGGCACGGCCAATGTCAACGCGTACGCGCCGAAGAACATCGAACACGTGCAGTTCAGCCTGCCGATCCAGGCCGCGTTCACGCTGCTCGGCAAGGGCAACGGCTACCCGGTTCACCGCGACTACCTGGCCGGCAAGGTGGACATGGCGCCCGTGATCGACATCGCGCGCAGCATCCGCATCACCGAGGAACCCGAGCTGGAGAAGCAGTATCCCGGCAAGTTCGTGGCCGACGTGACCGTCACGTTCAAGGACGGCCGCACCGAGCACGTGTTCGTCGGCGATCCGATCGGTACCGACACGAACCCGATGCCGGAGCACGAGCAGGATGCGAAGTTCATGGACCTGACCACGGACGTGCTGGGCGCCGAACGCTCGCGCGCGCTGCTGGCCGCGCTGCGTGAGCTGAACCCGGCGACGAAGGCCGCCGATTTGACTGCCATGTGGGCCGTCTGA